A stretch of DNA from Endozoicomonas sp. 8E:
GCGTTTAACGCCAGCGAATCTGGAAAGCTGCCCTGCTACCCAATCGGTATTTTCTCCGGTTTTCTGAACATTGACATAGGCATGCTCCCCTTCACCTTCCGGTAGAAAGGGCAGCTCTTCCTCAACGATGAAATCCTCAGGCAGGGACTTGAAAGCGCACTGCCCCAAAGCCCCCCCCCAGCAATAAGCCCAGGTTGGTGTATAAGAAACTTGATTCATTAAACAATAATCTTTCAGGTGTAGCGCAAACGGATCAAGACAAACGGCCTTTGCTGTGAGTCAAAAGCACCACCGCATGAACTGCAATACCTTCCTTTCGCCCGGTATAGCCCAACTTCTCAGTTGTCGTTGCTTTTACATTGACTGCTTCAGTTTCAACCTGAAGATCTCTGGAGAGATTTTCTTTCATGGCAGGAATATGAGCAGCCATTTTTGGTGTCTGGGCAACAATGGTGCTATCGACGTTGACCACCTGGTAGCCATTCTCATGAATCAGTGTCACCACGTGCCTGAGAAGCTGTCGGCTGTCAACTCCCTTATACCTTGGATCTGTATCCGGAAAATGCTGACCGATATCACCCAGAGCAGCCGCTCCCAGTAATGCATCACAAACGGCGTGAAGGAGAACATCGCCATCTGAATGGGCTAAAAGCTTGTGACTGTGTTCAATACCGACCCCGCCCAACACAATGTTGGCATCAGCCGCTGCTTCATCGGAAAAGCGGTGCACATCAAAACCGTGACCAATTCGCATCATACTGTCTCAATCAGTTTGTCTTGCTGTTGAATGTAAAGGGCTGCAAGTGTCAAATCAGCACTACGGGTCACCTTGATATTATCGCTGTGCCCTTCGACCATCAGCGGCTTGAATCCAGCGTATTCAATAGCACTGGCTTCATCCGTGACCGGCATTCCGTCATCCAGCGCTTTTTTGAGTGCATCGTAAAGCAGCTTCATCCGAAACATCTGTGGGGTCAGGGCGTGCCACAGCTCATCCCGATCCACGGTCTCAATCACTTCACCAGAAGAAGAAGTGCGTTTCATAGTATCTCTCACAGGCATTCCCAGCAAACCGCCGGTGGTATGGCCAGTTAACTGTTTCACAAGCCACTCCAGATCAGAGTGACGAATACAAGGTCTGGCCACATCATGCACCATCACCCAATCCTCGGCATCTGCCAACTCGGACAAAGCCTTCAGCCCATTCAAGACGGAATGGTAACGCTCATCCCCTCCCTGCACCAACATAATTCGCGAATCCCTCAACATCTCAATATCCTTGTAGTACTCATCTTCAGCACCAATCACAACAATCAGTTTCTCTAAGACAGAAAAACCCAGAAGACGTTCAACCGTGTGCTCTATTAAGGTGCGGCCATGAATCTCAAGATACTGTTTGGGGATTGCACTCTGCATTCGGCGCCCCACCCCGGCGGCAGGAACAACTGCCCAAAAACGGGGTTCATGAGGGATACTCGTACTCACATTGTCACCTACGAAAGGTCAGAAGGAACCTTTTGCAAACAGGGTATGTTTCAGTCTGTTATAAATCTGAAACGCCACTCAAGCACCTGATCAGGCACCTATCCCGATCTATAAAATAGCTGCAATGATCAGCGTTGTGGAATTTTTTGCCCGGTATTGAGCCAGTATTGAAGTAGCGAGGAGACTCAGTCATATATCAGATAAAACGTTTCATCTTTCTTGATCATCCCCAGATCAAGACGGGCTTGCTCTTCCAGGGTTTGCAAACCGTTCTGCAACTCAATAACTTCGGTAGCCAGCAAACGGTTTCGCCGATACAAGCGCTCGTTTTCTCGTTCCTGCTGCGCAATCTGTTTTTTGATCGCTACCATTTCGGCCACACTTCCCTCTCCCATCCAGAGTTGTATCTGAAGGACCACCAGCGCCAGAAGGAGTAATGTATGCACCAGCTTTAGCATCTGAATCTCTCATTGTTTTCAGCCATTGAGTCTATCAAAGACTGAAAAATGTGCCCACGGTGAAAACAGAAAAAACTGGAATACCCAAAATGTGAACCAGAGCAACAAAAGCAGAGGATCGTTACACAGAACAAAGGGAGACATTAAAAGCCTCCCTTTATTGACACGCTAATCAAACAACCTGTCAGGCACGCTTGAATTCAGCAAGACCACGATATGGAGCTTTAGTACCCAGCTCTTCTTCAATACGGAGCAGCTGGTTGTACTTGGAAACACGGTCAGAACGGCACAGAGAACCGGTCTTGATCTGTCCTGCAGCAGTACCCACAGCCAGATCTGCAATAGTAGCATCTTCTGTTTCACCAGAACGGTGAGAGATCACTGCAGTGTATCCAGCATCTTTGGCCATCTTGATGGCCTCCAGAGTTTCGGTCAGTGAACCAATCTGGTTGAACTTGATCAGGATAGAGTTAGCGATACCTTTCTCGATACCTTCCTTGAGAATCCTGGTGTTGGTTACAAACAGGTCATCACCAACAATCTGGATCTTGTCGCCCAGAATTTCAGTCTGATATTTGAAACCGTCCCAGTCAGACTCGTCCAGACCATCCTCGATAGAGATAATCGGGTACTCTTCACACAGATTGGCCAGATAGTCAGAAAACTCATTGGAAGAGAAAATCTTGCCTTCACCCTTCATGTTGTACTGACCGTCAACGTAGAATTCCGATGCCGCACAGTCCATCGCCAAAGTAATATCAGTACCCAGCTTGTAGCCAGCGGCTTCAACTGCTTCTTTGATGACAGCCAGCGCGTCAGCGTTAGAAGCCAGATTGGGCGCGAAACCACCTTCATCACCTACCGCAGTATTCAAGCCTTTGGCAGACAGTACTTTCTTCAGGGCATGAAATACCTCAGCCCCCATACGCAGACCTTCAGCAAAAGTTCCGGCAGCGACTGGCTGGACCATGAACTCCTGAATATCGACGTTGTTGTCAGCGTGCTCACCACCGTTGAGAATGTTCATCATAGGAACCGGCATTGTGAACTGGCCAGAAGTGCCGTTCAAATCAGCAATATGCTGGTAGAGAGGTATTTTCTTATCTGCAGCGGCGGCTTTCGCCGCAGCCAGGGATACTGCCAGAATGGCATTGGCGCCCAGAACACTCTTGTTCTCGGTACCATCCAGCTCGATCATGGCCAGATCCAGTCCACGTTGATCAGCGGCATCGCGCCCCAGCAGAGCTTCACGGATAGGTCCGTTTATGTTGCCCACTGCCTTCAGGACGCCCTTACCCAGGTAGCGAGACTTGTCTCCATCACGCAGCTCCAGAGCTTCACGGGAACCGGTAGAGGCTCCGGATGGTGCAGCAGCACGACCCATGGCACCCGATTCCAGAATGACATCGGCTTCTACGGTCGGGTTACCGCGAGAATCCATGATTTCGCGGCCTTTGATTTCAACAATTTTTGCCATAATAGCTTTCTCTCTACACAAATGCCGATAGACGATGAAAAGTACGTTGCTTCAGTCTCGTTGCACAGAAAGACAAAAATACTTTTCACAACACCCTGTCTACGAAGGGAAATATACCTGACTTGACCGGGCAGTGAGGAATCATCCTGAAGACTGTTGAACTCTGAGATTCACACCCTCCCAACCCAACCGTCTCAGCCTGATTAGATAATAGAACTGATTCAACCTCCCAGCGCCATTATCCAATGGGACTGTTTTTAGCTTCCCAGACGTTGCAGTGCGGACACTATACCAACTCCCTGCGGGTTATCAACTATTGCACATAGCAACACCGAAGGCGCAAGGATAAACATCTGAATTCAATGGAAGCCCTTGATATCACAGTGATGAAAAACGTATAACAATCAGACAATGAAGCTTGATAAAAAAACGAGCCCCAACCTCTTAAAGACAGAACCCTTTATCGCCATCAAACAGGTTATTTTTTCAAAAAAAAACCGCCGGAATTCGGCGGTTTTCTTATATCAAACGAAACACTCAATGGGTATCCAGCTCAGGCATGGACTTAACGAGATCGTCAATAGCCTTCACCTGTGTAAGAAAGCCTTCCAACTGAGTGAGGCGCAGCGCTGAGGGACCATCACAACGAGCTGCATCCGGATCAGGATGCGCTTCCAGGAAAAGACCTGCCAGACGGGTCGACATACCGGCCAGAGAAAGCTCTGCCACCTGATGACGACGGCCACCGGAAGCCGCTCCCATAGGGTCTCTGCACTGGAGTGCATGTGTTGCATCAAAAATAACGGGAGACTGGCCACTCACCTCTTTCATGGTACGAAAGCCCAGCATATCAACCACCAGGTTGTCATAACCATAAGAAGATCCACGTTCGCAGAGAATAACCTGCTCATTTCCCGCTTCAGCAAACTTGTCGACAATATTGCCCATCTGCGAAGGACTCAGGAACTGAGGCTTCTTGATGTTGATCACAGCACCGGTTTTGGCCATGGCAAACACGAGATCGGTTTGACGCGCCAGAAAAGCTGGCAACTGAATAACATCAACCACTTCGGCTACCGGTTGGCACTGATGAACTTCATGAACATCGGTGATCAGCGGCACTCCGAACGTCTCCTTCAGCTCCTGAAAGATCTTCAGACCTTCTTCCATGCCTGGCCCACGATAGGAGTAGATGGAAGAACGGTTCGCCTTGTCAAAGGAAGCCTTGAAAATATAAGGAATACCCAGCTTCTCTGTAACAGCGACATAGTGCTCTGCTATTTTCATGGCCATGTCACGAGACTCGAGCACATTCATGCCACCAAACAACACGAACGGCTTGTCGTTAGCTACCTGAATAGAGCCTACAGAGACTGATTTCTGTTCAGACATACGCGCCCTTAATCCTGTTTAGCCTGATAGTTTAAAGCCGCTTCAATGAATGACTTGAAGAGTGGATGCCCATCCCTTGGCGTAGAAGTAAATTCGGGATGAAACTGGCAGGCTACAAACCAGGGGTGCTCCTTGACTTCTACCATTTCAACCAGAGCATTGTCTTCAGAGCGCCCGGAAATAACCAGACCAGCATCCTGAAGAGTTTCGAGGTAATTGTTATTGACCTCATAACGATGACGGTGCCGCTCAGTAACAATGTCTTTACCGTAAGCAGAGTGAGCCTGAGTACCAGAGATAAGGTTACACTTTTGGGCACCCAATCTCATGGTCCCCCCCAGATCGGAAGCCTCGGTACGAGTCTCCAGAGCACCATCGGAAGACAGCCACTCAGTAATCAGACCTATCACCGGATGCTCGGAGTTTTGATCAAACTCGGAGCTGTTGGCCCCTTCCAGACCTGCTTTGTTACGAGCGTACTCAATAACAGCGACCTGCATGCCCAGACAGATACCCAAATAGGGAATCTTGTTCTCACGAGCATGACGAACCGCCTGAACCTTGCCTTCCACACCACGGTGACCAAATCCACCAGGTACCAGAATCGCACTGACGCCTTCCAGACGACTCAGTCCCTCCTGCTCAAGCAGTTCGGAATCAACATAACGGATATTAACCTTGGTACGGGTTTTCAATCCGGCATGGCGAACCGCTTCAATCAGGGATTTATAGGCATCGAGAAGTTCCATATATTTGCCCACCATGGCAATAGTCACTTCCTTTTCCGGGTGGGTGTCACGATCCACAACATCAGCCCACTCAGACAGATCTGCAGCCGGAGTATCCAGACTAAATTTGTCGACAACAATCTGATCCAGTCCCTGCTCATGGAGCATCTGGGGAATTCGGTATATGGTATCGGCATCTTCCAGAGAGATAACCGCACGCTCTTCAACGTTAGTAAACAGGGAAATCTTGCGACGGGCAGAGGCTTCAATAAACTGTTCGCTGCGGCAAACCAGAATGTCTGGCTGAAGACCAATGGATCGTAGCTCTTTAACAGAGTGTTGGGTAGGCTTGGTCTTGGTTTCGCCCGCAGTCTTGATATAGGGCACCAGGGTCAGGTGCATCAGCAAAGCGCGGGAAGAACCCAGCTCAACTTTCAACTGGCGAATCGCCTCCAGAAATGGCTGAGACTCAATATCACCCACAGTACCACCAATTTCAACCATAGCTATATCAGCATCGCCGGCTCCCTGAACAACGCGACGCTTGATTTCATCGGTAATGTGGGGAATAACCTGAACCGTACCGCCCAAATAATCGCCACGACGCTCTTTGCGAAGAACATCCTGATAGACTCGACCCGTGGTAAAGTTATTGCCCTGCTTCATAGTGGTGCGCACAAAACGCTCATAATGACCCAGGTCGAGGTCGGTCTCCGCACCATCTTCAGTAACAAACACTTCACCATGTTGGAACGGGCTCATGGTGCCCGGATCAACGTTGATATAAGGATCCAGTTTGAGCATCGTCACCTTAAGGCCGCGTGCCTCAAGGATAGCTGCGAGGGAAGCTGAAGCGATGCCTTTGCCCAATGAGGAAACAACACCACCCGTGACGAAAATATAACGCGTCATTGTTATCTGCTGACTCTTAAATGCGGGAAAAAAATGAATACTCAAGATGGGAGATCAGGATACCAAAATCGCTTCTAAACGTAAAACACATACTGAGAAAATGCGTAGAAAGTTTGGTTTAAGTCCTGCTACCCAGACTCAGACATCGGGACACCAAGACAAAGATATGCCAGCGCCCGGGTCACAGGCGTATGTGTCTGTGACAAAAAAACCTGGTAACGCCACCAGCTGATCCCCATGAAAAACAAATGGAACTGACTCCCTGACCCAAGGGGGGACTTTGTAGTCCTGCAACCAACGTTTGATCGTTTTACGGCCTTCACGACCTTTCACAGCAACTTTCAGCCCAGCAGGCAGCTCAGAACGAAACAATATGCGCAATGTCGTTTCCGGGAGCCGGACATCACCTCCCTCTTCCAGCGATAAACGCCCCCCTGAAAAAGGCAGTTTGATCACTCGATCCGCACGCCACTGCCAGTCAAAACCTTCTCTCTCAATAGGCTCAGGTTTACGAAGCAACACCAGCTTTCCGATAAAGCGGCGTAACTGAAAAGCACCTATAAGGACAACAGGCTCAGCATCCTCTACCGCTTCAATCAAATCTGTGAACAGAGCATTCAGTCGGACTCTGTCCGGCATTTGGACTTGATGTGAGGCCAGCCAATAGCGAACCAGTCTTCGGGCTGCAAGACCATTAATAAGCTTGAGCGCCTCCAGATCTAAAACGCTGCGCTCACCCCAAAGCCGGGAAGGCGGGGCTTGAATAATAGACCGGGCGTACTGCTCTGTTTGCTCAAGGAGCATCTGATTCACTTCAGAAACATCCTCGGAAAACTGCGCCAGTCGAACTGCAACACCCGGCCAGACAGCCTCAATCTGCGGCATCAGATTTTGCCTAAGGAAATTACGCCGAAACCTCTGATCCTGGTTGGATTCATCTTCAACAAAACCCAAACCATAATTTTCAGCATAGTTTTCAATGGTTTGTCTGGAAATATTAAGCAGAGGTCTTAGCAAGACTCCACCACCTAACCCTCTCGAAGCAGGCATACCGGCTACACCATCCAACCCGCTGCCTCGCAGCAATCGAAAAAGCACTGTTTCCGCCTGATCATCCTGATGATGCCCCATCAACAGACAACCATCTTCAGGCAGACGGTCTTCAAAAACGGCATAGCGTGCTTCACGGGCTTGTCGTTCAATATCTGAGGATGACTCAATAGCAACTCTGACCACCTCTAGAGGAACTTGCCATTGTTCACAGAGGGACAGGCAATGTTCTGCCCATGAATCAGCGTTCTCGCTGAGCCCATGATGAATATGAACCGCAGAGAGAGACTTGATCTTCCCCTGTTCACGCAGCCCCACCGATAAATGAAGAAGAACGGTAGAATCCACACCACCGCTAAACGCCACTAAAACAGGCTTCCCTGCAACGCTTCTGATTTGCTCAGAAAGATGCTCTATTAACGAGAAAAACCTTTCGTCCCTGGATGGAATGAAAGACTTTCTCAATCGTCGATTCTTTTCGAAGGGCCGATCCGTCATCAGACAGCGCCGTAATCCCTGATGCGCTGATAACGACTTTCTATCAATTCATCAGCATCCATTTTCTCCAGTTTCCGGAGTTCTTCCTCCAGGGCAACACCCAGTGCAGAAGCCATCACTTCTGGCTGACTGTGAGCACCACCCAGAGGCTCCATGACCAGACGATCTACGAGCCCCAACTCCATCAGCCGGGATGCAGTTACACCCATGGCTTGCGCAGCTGTGGAAGCATATTCAGATTTTTTCCAGAGAATCGATGCACAGCCTTCCGGAGAGATCACCGAGTAGATCGAGTTCTGCAACATCAGCAGCTGATCACAGACACCAATGGCCAGCGCGCCACCGGACCCTCCCTCTCCAATAACAGTAGAGATAATGGGTACTTTCAGGCGAGACATAACAGCCAGATTGTAGGCAATGGCCTCACTCTGCCCACGCTCTTCTGCACCAATTCCCGGATAAGCGCCCGGTGTATCGATAAAAGTCATGATGGGCATTTTGAAACGCTCGGCCATCTCCATGAGCCGACAGGCCTTCCGGTAGCCTTCGGGCTTGGGCATACCAAAATTACGAAGTACTTTATCCTTGATTTCACGGCCTTTCTGATGACCAATAACCATCACCGGACGACCATTGAATCGGGCAATACCACCGATAAGTGAAGGATCATCTGCAAAGTGTCGATCACCATGCAGCTCATCAAACTCGGTAAAGAGATGCTGAATATAATCCAGAGTGTAAGGACGACGCGGGTGTCTTGAAAGCTGAGCTACCTGCCAGGCAGACAGATCAGAAAAAATCTGCTCAGTCAGAGTCTTACACTTGTCTTGCAGGCGGCTGACTTCATCAGTAATGTTCAGTTCTGCATCGCTGCTGACCAGTCTTAGCTCTTCGATCTTGGCTTCCAACTCAGCAATCGGCTGTTCAAAATCCAGATAATTCGGGTTCATAGATTCCACTTCAAGAATTCAGCATCACCTGAAAAATACGTAAAAGCGATCAATATGTCGAGTTAATAAGAGTAAGCGTCTGTTACTGATACTCCACTTTGGCGGACTCTTTGCCCAGCCATTGCCTCAAGCCCATTACCAGATCATCACTTGGACTAACATTCCATTTTTCGCCCAGCTGGATACTGGCCGAAGCATCGTCACGGGTATAGTTGACCTGCACCGGGAGCTGACCCGGATGCTGTCCGAGCAAGCCGGACATTTTGGCGTGAAATGCACTGTCCACCTGCCCACTGCTCAAGTCCACCAGCAGCCTGCGGGCGTAGTAACTTCGGGCATCAATCAGGTTGAGAGCTTTCTTGGCTCTGACCTTAAGGCTACCGGAGTAATCATCAAAGCTGACCTCCCCTTCGAAGACAATCACCGTATCCATTTTGATAAGTGCCTGACACTGCTCATAAACATCGGCAAAGATAGATACTTCGATCCGGCCAGTACGATCATCCAATGTCACAAAACACATTTTGTCGCCGCGTTTATTTTTCATGGTCCTCATGGCCACCACCAGGCCAGCTATGTTTTGACTTTCGCCTCTGGCTGGCTGAAGATCCCGGATACGGTTGCGAATAAAGTGTTTAATCTCCTGCTCATATTCATCAATGGGATGACCGGTCAAGTAAAGACCCAGAGTGTCTTTTTCGCCACTCAGCCGAACTTTATCGGCCCACTCTTCAACATTACCGTACTTATCGTAGACATCCTCTTCACCGGCGGGCACCAGTGCACCGAACAGATCACCATGGCCAGAATCTAAACTCTTGGCGGCCTGATCTGCCGCTTTCATGGCTTCAGGTTGACTGGACTCCAATACCGCGCGGTTAAAATTGTATCGGGCCTTTTTACCCGGTGCAGGCCCCAGCAGATCCAGGGCACCGGAACGAATCAAAGCCTCAAGAACCCGCTTATTGATACTCCTGGCATCAACACGCTCACAGAAATCAAAGAGATCCTTGAATGGACCGCCTGACTTTCTGGCTTCAACAATGGATTCGATAGGCCCCTCACCAACGCCCTTGATGGCACCCAGACCATAAACAATATGCCCGTCGTCATTGACACCAAACATATAGTCACCACTGTTTACATCCGGTGGCAGCAGGGTAAGTTCCATCTCACGACATTCTTCAATAAACGTCACAACCTTGTCGGTATTCTGCATATCCGAACTCATGACCGCTGCCATAAATTCTGCCGGATAATGGGCTTTCAGCCATAGCGTCTGATAAGAGACAAGAGCATAGGCAGCCGAATGAGATTTGTTAAAACCGTAACCGGCAAATTTCTCCACAAGGTCGAAGATTTTCATCGCCAGCTCGCCGTCGATGCCCTGCTTGATAGCCCCCTCTTCAAAGACGGCTCTTTGCTTGGCCATCTCTTCGGGTTTTTTCTTACCCATGGCCCGACGAAGCATATCCGCACCACCCAGGGTATAACCTGCCAGCACCTGGGCGATCTGCATGACCTGCTCCTGATACAGGATGATGCCATAGGTAGGCTGCAGAATCGGCTGAAGCCACTCGTGTTGATATTGAGCATCCGGATAGGACAGCTCTTCCCGGCCATGCTTGCGATTAATAAAGTTATCAACCATGCCAGATTGCAGAGGCCCCGGTCGGAACAGGGCCACGAGAGCGATGATATCCTCAAAACAATCGGGCTGAAGACGCTTGATCAGATCCTTCATACCCCGGGATTCAAGCTGGAAAACCGCAGTGGTCTCAGCTCTCTTGAGCATGTCGTAAGAGAACTTGTCCTCCAGATCGATCATCATGATGTCAAGCTCATCCTCGCCACGATGCTGGCGGCGGGGATTGATCATTTTCAATGCCCAGTCAATGATGGTCAGAGTTCTCAGCCCCAGAAAGTCAAACTTCACCAGACCGGCTGACTCAACATCATTTTTATCAAACTGGGTAACAACACTGCCACCAGCTTCATCGCAATAAAGCGGTGCAAAATCGGTTAGTTTGGTCGGCGCTATGACGACACCACCAGCGTGCTTACCGACATTCCGGGTAACCCCTTCGAGCTTGAGCGCCATATCCCAGATTTCCTTGCCATCTTCATCGATATCAAGAAAATCCCTGATCGTGGCCTCCTGCTCATAAGCTTTGGCGAGGGTCATACCGATCTCGAAGGGAATCATTTTCGAGAGCCGGTCTGCAAGACCGTAGGATTTGCCCTGCACCCTGGCTACATCCCTGACCACCGCCTTAGCGGCCATGGTACCGAAAGTGATGATCTGGGAGACCGCATCTCGACCATAGGTTCTGGCGACATAGTCAATCACCCGGTCTCTGCCATCCATACAGAAGTCGACGTCAAAGTCAGGCATGGACACCCGTTCCGGATTCAGGAATCGCTCAAACAGCAGGTCATACTGAATAGGGTCAAGGTCGGTAATTTTTTGCGCATAGGCCACCAGTGAACCAGCACCGGAACCACGACCCGGCCCGACCGGTATATCGTTATTTTTAGACCACTGGATAAAGTCCATTACGATCAGGAAATAGCCAGGGAATCCCATCTGGAGAATAATATCCAGCTCGAAATCGAGACGATCCCGATACACTTTTTCTTTGCTGCCATAGTCAGGATCAGCAGGGTCCAGAATGGTTTGCAAACGTTCAGTCAAACCATCATGAGAAAACTTCCTGAAAAAGGCATCCATCGTCATCCCGTCAGGGATGGGAAATTCTGGCAGAAAGTACTCGCCCAGATGCACATAAACCGAGCAGCGTCGGGCAATTTCCACTGAATTTTCAAGTGCTTCAGGGATGTCGGAGAAAAGCTCACACATCTCTTCTTCCGTTTTCAGATACTGCTCTTCGCTGTATCTTTTGACCCTGCGCGGGTCGTCCAACGTTGAACTTTCACCAATACAAACCCGAGCTTCGTGGGCCTCGAAGTCTTCTCTATTGATGAACATAACATCGTTGGTGGCCACTACCGGGCAATCGTATTTTTCAGCCAGCGCAACGGATCCATGCAGGCACTCCTCATCACCTGCCCGGGATGTTCTGTGAAGCTCAAGATAGTAACGCCCCGGAAAAACTTCCATCCATTCAGTCAAAAGCTCACCCGCCAGCGCTTCATTGCCATTAAGAATGGCCTGACCAACATCCCCCTCTCTGGCACCTGATAGCGCTATCAGGCCTTCAGATTTCTCCTGAATCCATTCTCTTTTAACAATGGCTTTGCCATGCTGCTGATTCTCCAGAAAAGACCGGGAAATAAGCTCTGTGAGGTTTCTATAGCCCTTCTCATTCATAGAAAGCAATACAAGTCTCACAGGCTCAAGAGCCGGATCAGAATGCGTAACCCAAAGGTCAGCGCCGCTGATCGGTTTAATACCCGCCCCCTGGGCACTGTTATAATACTTTACCAGCGAGCAAAGGTTCGACTGATCAGTAACGGCTACTGCAGGAAAACCCTGCTCTGCGGCAGCCTTGATCAGGGGCTTGATACGAACCAGGCCATCGCTCAGGGAAAATTCTGTATGAAGTCTCAGATGTATGAAACGTGCAGGCATGAGAGAAGGTAAACCGACTGATGGTGATTTTTAATTCTAACAACGGAGCTATGTTAACTGCCAGCTCTGTTATAACCCCGATGCTTCCAATGCCTCACGGACGGGCTTGAACGAACGACGATGGATTGGCGTCGCCCCCAGCTTTTTCAGAGCATCCATATGAACCTTGGTTGGATAGCCTTTGTGACCGGCAATCCCGTAACCGGGATAGTGCTTTTCCAACTCAACCATTTCACGATCACGTGTTACTTTTGCGAGGATAGAAGCTGCCCCAATCTCCGGAACAGAACCATCACCTTTCACTACAGCCTCGGCAGGACAAGGCAGATCAGGACAACGATTACCATCGATCAGGGCCAGTTCCGGCTTCACTGAAAGGCCTGCAACCGCTCTCTGCATCGCTAGCATAGTGGCATGAAGAATGTTCAGTTCATCTATCTCATGAACTTCAGCCCTTCCGATGGACCAGGCCAGTGCTTTCTCTTTGATTTCTTCAAAGAGCGCATCACGTTTCTTTTCAGGCAGCTTCTTGGAATCATTAAGTCCGGCTATGGGATTATCAGGGTCCAGAATGACGGCAGCGGTCACCACCGGACCGCACAGCGGGCCCCGGCCCACTTCATCGACACCACAAACCTTTGTAACAGACTCGGGGACGGCAAAAAAACCCAACTCATTTTGTTGCATCATATTTTCCTACTACCGACATCACCGCCTCATAGGCCAGAGCACTGGCATCACGCTTGAGGGTTTTATGAATCGCTGTAAACTCCTGAACCAGATGACTTCGCCACTCCTGATCGTCTAATGCCCTGATCATGGCTTCATGAAGCTTTTCAGAGGTCGCATCGTCTTGCAGCAGCTCAGGTACACAGGGCCCGCTCGCCAACAAATTCGGCAGGCCAACATGTTCAACTTTTACTAACCGGCTGAGAATCGCAAAACTCAGTGACGCCATACGATAGCTGATCACCATAGGCCTCTTGTGTAAAGCGGCTTCCAGAGTAGCTGTTCCTGAAGCGATCAAAATAGCATTGGCTGCCGCCATCATCTCGGAAGTTTTACCGACAGCAACCGTGACATTCAGATCCGGAAAAGCTTCCAGTATGGGTAGCAGCTGCAACTTTCTCTTTTCATTAGCGCAGGGAATGACGAAGCGAATATCGGGATGGTCTTTATTTAACAGGCGTGCAGTGTTTAAAAAAAGTTTCCCCAAACGGGATACTTCAGCTTTTCGACTGCCTGGCAATAAGGCTACC
This window harbors:
- the tilS gene encoding tRNA lysidine(34) synthetase TilS; the encoded protein is MTDRPFEKNRRLRKSFIPSRDERFFSLIEHLSEQIRSVAGKPVLVAFSGGVDSTVLLHLSVGLREQGKIKSLSAVHIHHGLSENADSWAEHCLSLCEQWQVPLEVVRVAIESSSDIERQAREARYAVFEDRLPEDGCLLMGHHQDDQAETVLFRLLRGSGLDGVAGMPASRGLGGGVLLRPLLNISRQTIENYAENYGLGFVEDESNQDQRFRRNFLRQNLMPQIEAVWPGVAVRLAQFSEDVSEVNQMLLEQTEQYARSIIQAPPSRLWGERSVLDLEALKLINGLAARRLVRYWLASHQVQMPDRVRLNALFTDLIEAVEDAEPVVLIGAFQLRRFIGKLVLLRKPEPIEREGFDWQWRADRVIKLPFSGGRLSLEEGGDVRLPETTLRILFRSELPAGLKVAVKGREGRKTIKRWLQDYKVPPWVRESVPFVFHGDQLVALPGFFVTDTYACDPGAGISLSWCPDV
- a CDS encoding acetyl-CoA carboxylase carboxyltransferase subunit alpha, with protein sequence MNPNYLDFEQPIAELEAKIEELRLVSSDAELNITDEVSRLQDKCKTLTEQIFSDLSAWQVAQLSRHPRRPYTLDYIQHLFTEFDELHGDRHFADDPSLIGGIARFNGRPVMVIGHQKGREIKDKVLRNFGMPKPEGYRKACRLMEMAERFKMPIMTFIDTPGAYPGIGAEERGQSEAIAYNLAVMSRLKVPIISTVIGEGGSGGALAIGVCDQLLMLQNSIYSVISPEGCASILWKKSEYASTAAQAMGVTASRLMELGLVDRLVMEPLGGAHSQPEVMASALGVALEEELRKLEKMDADELIESRYQRIRDYGAV
- the dnaE gene encoding DNA polymerase III subunit alpha, which produces MPARFIHLRLHTEFSLSDGLVRIKPLIKAAAEQGFPAVAVTDQSNLCSLVKYYNSAQGAGIKPISGADLWVTHSDPALEPVRLVLLSMNEKGYRNLTELISRSFLENQQHGKAIVKREWIQEKSEGLIALSGAREGDVGQAILNGNEALAGELLTEWMEVFPGRYYLELHRTSRAGDEECLHGSVALAEKYDCPVVATNDVMFINREDFEAHEARVCIGESSTLDDPRRVKRYSEEQYLKTEEEMCELFSDIPEALENSVEIARRCSVYVHLGEYFLPEFPIPDGMTMDAFFRKFSHDGLTERLQTILDPADPDYGSKEKVYRDRLDFELDIILQMGFPGYFLIVMDFIQWSKNNDIPVGPGRGSGAGSLVAYAQKITDLDPIQYDLLFERFLNPERVSMPDFDVDFCMDGRDRVIDYVARTYGRDAVSQIITFGTMAAKAVVRDVARVQGKSYGLADRLSKMIPFEIGMTLAKAYEQEATIRDFLDIDEDGKEIWDMALKLEGVTRNVGKHAGGVVIAPTKLTDFAPLYCDEAGGSVVTQFDKNDVESAGLVKFDFLGLRTLTIIDWALKMINPRRQHRGEDELDIMMIDLEDKFSYDMLKRAETTAVFQLESRGMKDLIKRLQPDCFEDIIALVALFRPGPLQSGMVDNFINRKHGREELSYPDAQYQHEWLQPILQPTYGIILYQEQVMQIAQVLAGYTLGGADMLRRAMGKKKPEEMAKQRAVFEEGAIKQGIDGELAMKIFDLVEKFAGYGFNKSHSAAYALVSYQTLWLKAHYPAEFMAAVMSSDMQNTDKVVTFIEECREMELTLLPPDVNSGDYMFGVNDDGHIVYGLGAIKGVGEGPIESIVEARKSGGPFKDLFDFCERVDARSINKRVLEALIRSGALDLLGPAPGKKARYNFNRAVLESSQPEAMKAADQAAKSLDSGHGDLFGALVPAGEEDVYDKYGNVEEWADKVRLSGEKDTLGLYLTGHPIDEYEQEIKHFIRNRIRDLQPARGESQNIAGLVVAMRTMKNKRGDKMCFVTLDDRTGRIEVSIFADVYEQCQALIKMDTVIVFEGEVSFDDYSGSLKVRAKKALNLIDARSYYARRLLVDLSSGQVDSAFHAKMSGLLGQHPGQLPVQVNYTRDDASASIQLGEKWNVSPSDDLVMGLRQWLGKESAKVEYQ